The Frondihabitans australicus genome includes a region encoding these proteins:
- a CDS encoding DUF58 domain-containing protein gives MTPRSPKSSTARVRSRPQDRDRVTSTTLGRTATGTGYTHLTGTGYTTLLRTPGQRRLLALRRARTRVLRRTRRVAGVAAGVVTPLGWSVLAATLVALVVGYACGWLEFAAAGLALALLSAVCLLFLIGRTRYSVALEVDADRTVVGRPVGARVVIGDESRRPLWGARLEVEVGGEPVGLRVPGDNSFTVPADRRGVVRVGPVRTVRGDPVGLFRRDVEWTAVREVHVHPETITVPSSSTGFVRDLEGSPTRDLTANDIAFHALRDFRPGDDRRHIHWKSTARTGALVVRQFEETRRSHVVIAFSLAPADFADETEFELAVGASASLALRAIRDGRDVTAITSPPRAQPGDEPSREPRNLSTRTTAALLDAVSEIEWGTGDIDVGGLASLANDLVTGVSLVFLVCGSAPSMRDLRSWSLRFPPGVEIVAVVCRPGAVPGLRRVGELSVLEIGYLDDLRRALAKAAAA, from the coding sequence GTGACGCCCCGCTCCCCGAAGTCGAGCACGGCCAGGGTGCGATCCAGGCCGCAGGATCGCGATCGCGTCACGTCGACCACGCTCGGCCGCACCGCCACCGGCACCGGCTACACGCACCTCACGGGCACCGGCTACACGACCCTCCTGCGCACCCCGGGTCAACGGCGCCTGCTGGCGCTCCGGCGCGCCAGGACGCGCGTGCTGCGCCGCACCCGACGCGTCGCCGGCGTGGCCGCCGGTGTCGTCACGCCCCTCGGCTGGTCCGTCCTGGCCGCCACGCTGGTCGCCCTCGTGGTCGGCTACGCGTGCGGCTGGCTCGAGTTCGCCGCCGCCGGTCTCGCCCTCGCTCTGCTCTCGGCGGTGTGCCTGCTCTTCCTCATCGGCCGGACCCGCTACTCGGTGGCCCTCGAAGTCGACGCCGATCGCACCGTCGTCGGCCGTCCCGTGGGAGCGCGCGTCGTCATCGGCGACGAGTCGCGACGCCCGCTGTGGGGAGCACGGCTGGAGGTCGAAGTCGGAGGCGAGCCCGTCGGGCTCCGAGTGCCGGGCGACAACTCGTTCACCGTGCCGGCCGACCGTCGCGGCGTGGTAAGGGTCGGCCCCGTCCGAACGGTGCGTGGCGATCCGGTGGGGCTATTCCGTCGCGACGTCGAGTGGACGGCCGTCCGCGAGGTCCACGTGCACCCCGAGACGATCACCGTGCCGTCGTCCTCGACGGGATTCGTCCGCGACCTCGAGGGGAGTCCGACACGCGACCTCACGGCCAACGACATCGCCTTCCACGCCCTCCGCGACTTCCGGCCCGGCGACGATCGCCGGCATATCCACTGGAAGAGCACCGCCCGTACCGGCGCCCTCGTCGTCCGGCAGTTCGAGGAGACACGGCGCAGCCACGTCGTCATCGCCTTCAGCCTCGCGCCGGCGGACTTCGCCGACGAGACGGAGTTCGAGCTGGCCGTCGGCGCCAGCGCGTCGCTCGCGCTGCGGGCGATCCGCGACGGGCGAGACGTCACCGCGATCACGAGCCCGCCCCGCGCCCAACCGGGAGACGAGCCGAGTCGTGAGCCGCGGAACCTGAGCACCCGCACCACGGCAGCCCTGCTCGACGCCGTCAGCGAGATCGAATGGGGCACCGGCGACATCGACGTCGGCGGCCTCGCGTCGCTCGCGAACGACCTCGTGACGGGCGTCTCGCTGGTGTTCCTGGTCTGCGGCAGCGCGCCGAGCATGCGAGACCTCCGCTCCTGGTCTCTCCGCTTCCCGCCCGGCGTCGAGATCGTCGCCGTCGTGTGCCGACCGGGCGCCGTGCCCGGGCTGCGGCGCGTCGGCGAGCTGAGCGTGCTCGAAATCGGCTACCTCGACGACCTCCGCCGGGCCCTGGCGAAGGCGGCGGCGGCGTGA
- a CDS encoding DUF3488 and transglutaminase-like domain-containing protein, with the protein MTALQGAGAEVAPRRRRAERRRDTAAARLLPRTPDAIFVVLLLVVGAAPLWPVYDSSAFVVVAAASIVLGGALAVVGAARRLPAYAVAAVAAVLFLVGGVPLAVPSQAIAGVLPSAEGLRILLAGSATAWKQMLSVELPLGSYEALLVPAFIVLLASAVTGLSLALRLARPGWAVLAPVVLLAFSVAFGSRAGQVPVVTGLVFTGLALAWAIVAANRRRPGRESRGRWGRATAAVGLLVATTLAGGALAGVWTPATSRQVLRDAVAPPFDPHHYVSPLVTFRNSVLTPGKTTDQLTVTGLPSGARLSVATLDAYDGRVFAQGSSPSSGTFSRVASTISQSGATGSAADVTVRVDGYSDVWLPTVGAVTAISFSGTDAPALRDAFYYDRSTDSGAVLGGVSKGDGYSMSTIVPARTTASDVAAAKPGHAEQPKATNVPSTLIAAARKHYGTATSPGARLEAVASWLRSGYVSDSGPGQPFSAAGHSASRLAALATATPMLGDAEQYAPALALIARNLGFPSRVVVGYAPAASRTRSGSVTLTGADLTAWVEVEDSAGRWLTVDPNPTPRPVPDESTKQSKAVAQPQTVQPPSPPTQHDTAVTQNRDSQTNKHDPGPPAWLVVLLAGLRIAGLVLLVALIVLAPLWSIALGRWIRRRRRLRRDLDATVLTGAWSELLDDVVDRGYAVPRAATRREVADLVGAPALRTLADTAERSVFSSQRLDDAEVRAYWDAVGRARHGLADDESRWRRLRYHLTAGSLVRRLGVIAASARHAVTDRRTAVDRRRKDAS; encoded by the coding sequence GTGACCGCGCTCCAGGGCGCAGGAGCCGAGGTCGCGCCGCGTCGCCGCCGGGCAGAGCGCCGCCGCGACACCGCGGCCGCCCGGCTCCTGCCCCGCACCCCCGACGCGATCTTCGTGGTGCTGCTCCTGGTGGTCGGAGCCGCGCCGCTCTGGCCCGTCTACGACAGCTCGGCGTTCGTCGTCGTCGCGGCGGCCTCCATCGTGCTCGGGGGCGCGCTGGCCGTCGTCGGCGCGGCGAGGCGGCTGCCCGCGTACGCGGTGGCGGCGGTCGCGGCGGTGCTGTTCCTCGTGGGCGGCGTTCCGCTGGCGGTGCCGTCGCAGGCGATCGCCGGCGTGCTGCCGTCGGCCGAGGGCCTCCGGATCCTGCTGGCCGGTTCGGCGACGGCCTGGAAGCAGATGCTGTCGGTGGAGCTGCCGCTGGGCTCGTACGAGGCTCTGCTCGTGCCGGCGTTCATCGTGCTGCTGGCCTCCGCGGTGACGGGTCTGTCGCTGGCGCTGCGCCTCGCCCGGCCCGGCTGGGCGGTGCTCGCGCCGGTGGTGCTCCTCGCGTTCTCGGTGGCCTTCGGCTCGCGGGCGGGGCAGGTGCCGGTCGTCACGGGGCTCGTCTTCACGGGTCTGGCGCTGGCGTGGGCGATCGTGGCCGCGAACCGACGGCGTCCGGGCCGTGAGTCCAGGGGGCGGTGGGGGAGGGCGACCGCCGCGGTCGGCCTCCTCGTCGCGACGACGCTCGCCGGGGGTGCGCTGGCCGGTGTCTGGACTCCTGCGACCTCCCGTCAGGTGCTCCGCGACGCAGTCGCGCCGCCGTTCGACCCGCACCACTACGTCAGCCCGCTGGTGACCTTCCGCAACAGCGTCCTCACGCCGGGCAAGACGACCGACCAGCTCACCGTCACCGGCCTACCGTCGGGGGCGCGCCTGAGCGTGGCCACGCTCGACGCCTACGACGGTCGCGTCTTCGCGCAGGGGTCGAGCCCCTCCTCGGGGACCTTCAGCCGCGTCGCGTCGACGATCTCGCAGTCGGGCGCCACGGGATCCGCTGCGGACGTCACCGTGCGGGTGGACGGCTACAGCGACGTCTGGCTCCCGACCGTGGGCGCCGTCACGGCGATCTCCTTCTCCGGCACCGATGCCCCAGCACTGCGGGACGCCTTCTACTACGACCGCTCGACCGACAGCGGGGCGGTCCTCGGCGGCGTGTCGAAGGGCGACGGCTACTCGATGTCCACGATCGTCCCGGCACGGACGACCGCCTCCGACGTGGCGGCGGCGAAGCCGGGGCACGCCGAGCAGCCCAAGGCCACGAACGTTCCTTCGACGCTGATCGCCGCGGCGAGGAAGCACTACGGCACGGCGACGTCACCGGGCGCTCGCCTGGAGGCCGTCGCGTCCTGGCTGCGGTCGGGCTACGTCAGCGACTCGGGGCCCGGGCAGCCGTTCAGCGCGGCCGGCCACTCGGCGAGCCGGCTCGCTGCGCTGGCGACCGCGACGCCCATGCTGGGCGACGCCGAGCAGTACGCGCCGGCTCTCGCCCTGATCGCGCGCAACCTCGGATTCCCGTCGCGAGTCGTCGTCGGCTACGCGCCCGCCGCGTCACGGACCAGGTCGGGCAGCGTCACCCTCACGGGCGCCGACCTCACGGCCTGGGTCGAAGTCGAGGACTCCGCCGGCCGCTGGCTGACGGTCGACCCGAACCCGACGCCGCGCCCCGTTCCCGACGAGTCGACGAAGCAGAGCAAGGCGGTCGCCCAGCCGCAGACCGTGCAGCCCCCGTCGCCGCCCACGCAGCACGACACGGCCGTCACCCAGAACCGCGACAGCCAGACGAACAAGCACGATCCCGGTCCGCCAGCCTGGCTCGTGGTCCTGCTGGCCGGGCTTCGAATCGCCGGGCTCGTCCTCCTCGTGGCGCTCATCGTGCTCGCGCCGCTGTGGTCGATCGCCCTCGGCCGGTGGATCCGGCGCCGGCGGAGACTCCGACGCGATCTCGACGCGACCGTGCTCACCGGCGCGTGGAGCGAGCTCCTCGACGACGTCGTCGATCGCGGCTACGCCGTCCCGCGCGCCGCGACGAGGCGCGAGGTCGCCGATCTGGTCGGGGCGCCCGCCCTCCGCACCCTCGCCGACACCGCCGAACGCAGCGTGTTCTCGTCGCAGCGCCTCGACGACGCCGAGGTCCGCGCGTACTGGGACGCCGTCGGGCGCGCGCGCCACGGCCTCGCCGACGACGAGTCCCGCTGGCGGCGACTCCGATACCATCTCACTGCCGGGTCGCTCGTGAGACGACTCGGCGTCATCGCGGCCTCCGCTCGCCACGCTGTCACCGACCGGCGCACCGCCGTCGACCGCCGTCGAAAGGACGCCTCGTGA
- a CDS encoding FHA domain-containing protein: MSPARTLTFSDGQSLTPTGYVVVGRKPSAERLDDQLDGSSDVDLVTVADDARSISRTHFVLGPYDDLFWVADAGSGNGTRLVYPDGSAFRLEPGTRYEVDPGSRITFGSFWVEVS, encoded by the coding sequence GTGAGCCCGGCCCGCACCCTGACCTTCAGCGACGGGCAGTCCCTCACGCCGACGGGCTACGTCGTGGTCGGCCGCAAGCCGTCGGCCGAACGCCTCGACGACCAGCTCGACGGGTCGAGCGACGTGGACCTCGTGACCGTGGCCGACGACGCGCGGTCGATCTCGCGCACCCACTTCGTCCTCGGCCCCTATGACGACCTGTTCTGGGTGGCCGACGCCGGGTCAGGCAACGGCACCCGTCTCGTCTACCCCGACGGGTCGGCGTTCCGTCTCGAGCCCGGCACCCGCTACGAGGTCGACCCGGGGTCGCGGATCACGTTCGGGTCGTTCTGGGTCGAGGTCTCGTAG
- a CDS encoding MFS transporter, which yields MTTSTDSRDRAGDTGQRARDLLRIAPFRWLVLGTTVNKLGSSLAPVALAFAVLDLTHSAAQLGLVVGARSAATLIFLLLGGALSDRLPRGLVLAGSSVASAATQAAVAVVLLAHVDSVAALCVLSALNGAFSAISGPATSGLLPLTVGAGQLTSANALARLLQNGASVVGLAVAGLVVALVGSGPAIAVDAATFAFGAVCFALLKLDALPHTHSGGFLRALAEGWRAFASRSWVWSIVVAFTLANAVYVGGIVVLGPAVADATFGRTAWGVILAAESVGFVAGGVVALRWRPRRPLLAGIGCGIACSLLLFALGVHAPVAVLVAAAFVGGLGVEQFGVAWETALGEHVPIELLSRVSSYDQLGSFLAIPVGQVLAGPAAARIGLEPTLVGGGAILAASLAATLLVPSVRRLTSAAGRPAGAPDTPHVVDPSSPDPTSAVEV from the coding sequence ATGACCACCTCCACCGACAGCCGCGATCGCGCCGGCGACACGGGGCAGCGCGCCCGCGATCTCCTGCGCATCGCGCCGTTCCGCTGGCTCGTTCTCGGCACGACCGTCAACAAGCTCGGCTCGTCGCTCGCCCCCGTGGCGCTCGCGTTCGCCGTGCTCGATCTCACGCACTCGGCGGCCCAGCTCGGGCTGGTCGTCGGCGCTCGGTCCGCCGCGACGCTGATCTTCCTGCTCCTGGGCGGCGCGCTCTCCGATCGGCTCCCGAGAGGCCTGGTGCTCGCAGGATCCAGCGTGGCCAGCGCCGCCACCCAGGCCGCCGTCGCCGTCGTCCTCCTCGCGCACGTCGACTCCGTGGCCGCGCTCTGCGTCCTCTCCGCCCTCAACGGGGCGTTCTCGGCGATCAGCGGCCCGGCGACGTCGGGGCTTCTGCCGCTGACGGTGGGAGCGGGGCAGCTCACCAGCGCGAATGCTCTCGCGCGGCTCCTGCAGAACGGCGCCTCGGTCGTCGGCCTCGCCGTCGCGGGCCTCGTCGTCGCGCTCGTCGGATCCGGGCCGGCGATCGCTGTCGATGCAGCGACGTTCGCCTTCGGCGCCGTGTGCTTCGCGCTGCTGAAGCTCGACGCGCTGCCGCACACGCACTCGGGCGGGTTCCTCCGAGCGCTGGCCGAGGGCTGGCGCGCGTTCGCGTCCCGGTCGTGGGTGTGGTCGATCGTCGTGGCCTTCACCCTGGCCAACGCCGTCTACGTGGGCGGGATCGTCGTGCTGGGGCCGGCCGTCGCCGACGCCACCTTCGGCCGGACGGCGTGGGGCGTGATCCTGGCGGCGGAATCGGTGGGCTTCGTCGCGGGCGGTGTCGTCGCCCTGCGCTGGCGGCCCCGGCGGCCGCTGCTCGCCGGCATCGGCTGCGGCATCGCGTGCTCGTTGCTGCTGTTCGCCCTCGGCGTCCACGCGCCGGTCGCGGTGCTCGTCGCGGCGGCGTTCGTCGGCGGCCTCGGCGTGGAGCAGTTCGGTGTCGCGTGGGAGACCGCTCTCGGCGAGCACGTGCCGATCGAGCTGCTGTCGCGCGTGTCGTCGTACGACCAGCTCGGGTCGTTCCTCGCCATCCCCGTGGGGCAGGTGCTCGCCGGGCCCGCCGCGGCGCGGATCGGACTCGAGCCGACGCTGGTCGGCGGCGGAGCGATCCTCGCGGCGTCGCTCGCGGCGACGCTTCTCGTTCCGTCCGTGCGCCGGCTGACCTCCGCCGCCGGCCGGCCGGCCGGGGCTCCCGACACGCCCCACGTCGTCGATCCCTCGTCGCCCGACCCGACATCGGCGGTGGAGGTCTGA
- a CDS encoding NAD-dependent epimerase/dehydratase family protein: MRALVLGVNGVTGRGLAPTFLDSGWDVVATGRGPSRLTGAWADAVDYRVSDRTDERALRHLLDEVQPDVVVDCVCYTAAHARALVDSSGAFGSAVVLSSKAVYVDPEGHHSNSDEPPAFARPVTEGNAVLEPDWSGDYASRGGYGTNKVAAEIVLRESGLPVSILRPSRIHGPGASPSREWFVVRRLLDGRGRIPLSQGGATGNHPTSAAALAGLALACALSPAPRTLNVADAGTPTAGAVVRAIAEAMGTAVEVVGLPATASAGDRSLGYSPWATWPPFFLDTAEATRTLGWRAPTYAATVGAAVDELLSLSPDEQAALSVSDYFTGLFDYSVDDAALALVDS, encoded by the coding sequence ATGCGCGCGCTCGTCCTCGGTGTGAACGGAGTCACGGGGCGCGGCCTCGCCCCGACGTTCCTCGACTCCGGCTGGGACGTCGTCGCCACCGGTCGGGGGCCGTCGCGACTGACCGGCGCGTGGGCCGACGCGGTCGACTACCGGGTCTCCGACCGCACCGACGAGCGGGCCCTGCGCCACCTGCTCGACGAGGTCCAGCCCGACGTGGTCGTCGACTGCGTCTGCTACACGGCCGCACACGCCCGCGCTCTCGTCGATTCCTCGGGGGCGTTCGGCTCGGCCGTCGTCCTGTCGAGCAAGGCCGTCTACGTCGATCCGGAGGGCCACCACAGCAACAGCGACGAACCACCCGCGTTCGCCCGTCCGGTCACGGAAGGCAACGCCGTCCTCGAACCCGACTGGTCGGGCGACTACGCGAGTCGGGGCGGCTACGGCACGAACAAGGTGGCCGCCGAAATCGTGTTGCGTGAGTCGGGGCTGCCGGTGAGCATCCTGCGCCCGTCCCGGATCCACGGGCCAGGTGCGTCGCCCTCGCGGGAGTGGTTCGTCGTACGCCGGCTCCTCGACGGCCGCGGCAGGATCCCCCTGTCGCAGGGTGGAGCGACCGGCAACCACCCGACGTCCGCCGCCGCCCTCGCCGGGCTCGCGCTGGCCTGCGCCCTGTCGCCGGCCCCTCGAACCCTCAACGTGGCGGACGCGGGCACGCCGACGGCGGGCGCGGTGGTGCGAGCCATCGCCGAGGCGATGGGCACAGCGGTCGAGGTCGTGGGGCTCCCGGCGACCGCGTCGGCCGGCGATCGCTCGCTCGGCTACTCGCCGTGGGCGACGTGGCCGCCGTTCTTCCTCGACACCGCGGAGGCGACGCGCACGCTGGGGTGGCGTGCGCCCACCTACGCTGCGACGGTCGGCGCGGCGGTCGACGAGCTGCTGTCGCTGTCGCCCGACGAGCAGGCGGCGCTGTCGGTCTCGGACTACTTCACCGGCCTGTTCGACTACTCGGTCGACGACGCGGCCCTCGCCCTCGTCGACTCCTGA
- a CDS encoding metallophosphoesterase family protein, which produces MVSSVAVLSDVHGVLPALEAALAHPAVASAELIVVTGDHTWGPQPAEVLDRLVGLGDRCLLVRGNADRELFEMSRGVDVGLADDPLSVWGAAQLTAAHRALLESMPSSATVEVDGFGPVLFVHATPRNDEEVVLVDSSLARWRSVLAPVPDSVSTVVLGHTHMPFVRLVDGRTVVNPGSVGLPYGRAGAHWAVLAAGSVTLGRALFDGQAAVSAIAAASTYPGARAWAVEALLAPTSDAEALAAFAPRDGR; this is translated from the coding sequence ATGGTCTCGAGCGTCGCGGTGCTGTCGGACGTGCACGGCGTGCTGCCGGCCCTCGAGGCGGCGCTGGCGCACCCTGCGGTCGCGTCGGCGGAGCTCATCGTCGTCACGGGCGACCACACCTGGGGGCCGCAGCCCGCGGAGGTGCTCGACCGGCTCGTGGGGCTCGGCGACCGATGCCTGCTGGTGCGGGGCAATGCCGACCGCGAGCTCTTCGAGATGTCGCGCGGAGTGGACGTCGGGCTCGCCGACGACCCTCTGTCGGTGTGGGGTGCGGCCCAGCTGACCGCGGCGCACCGGGCGCTGCTCGAGTCGATGCCCTCGTCGGCGACCGTCGAGGTCGACGGGTTCGGGCCGGTCCTGTTCGTCCATGCCACCCCGCGGAACGACGAGGAGGTCGTGCTCGTCGACTCGTCGCTCGCACGATGGCGCTCCGTTCTGGCGCCCGTGCCGGATTCGGTGTCGACGGTGGTGCTGGGCCACACCCACATGCCGTTCGTGCGCCTCGTCGACGGGCGCACCGTCGTCAACCCCGGCAGCGTCGGCCTGCCGTACGGGCGCGCGGGTGCCCACTGGGCCGTGTTGGCAGCAGGATCGGTGACACTCGGCCGGGCCCTGTTCGACGGCCAGGCCGCCGTCTCGGCCATCGCGGCAGCGTCGACGTATCCCGGTGCCCGCGCGTGGGCCGTCGAGGCCCTGCTGGCGCCGACTTCCGACGCCGAAGCCCTGGCCGCCTTCGCACCGCGCGACGGGCGCTGA
- a CDS encoding alpha/beta fold hydrolase, whose protein sequence is MTADTTLRDQTITLRDGRTLGFAEWGDPAGVPIVGLHGTPGSRLGHPVDLDGLSRAGIRLVTPDRPGYGLSSRRLGRSIADFASDVEELADALGLERFAVTGGSGGGPHALAVAHRLPGRVSAVECRVGIAPIDAEGLDWFADMDPMNVTEFRWALEGLERTEVELAREAAADLVRLDGDRPALLPDGWELSDADRDRFADPAIFRVFADEQREAHRQGAGGWVDDDLAFVSPWGFDPADIAVPVTIRYGVHDVIVPAAHGEWLAARIPAATGYPEGGEGHVPDPAHRITQFAALAATV, encoded by the coding sequence ATGACCGCAGACACGACTCTCCGCGACCAGACCATCACCCTGCGCGACGGGCGGACGCTGGGCTTCGCCGAGTGGGGCGACCCGGCCGGAGTCCCGATCGTGGGGCTCCACGGCACGCCGGGATCACGCCTCGGCCATCCGGTCGATCTCGACGGGCTCAGCCGTGCCGGGATCCGGCTCGTCACGCCCGACCGGCCGGGCTACGGTCTGTCGTCCAGGCGGCTCGGACGCTCCATCGCCGACTTCGCGTCCGATGTCGAAGAGCTCGCCGACGCCCTCGGTCTCGAGCGGTTCGCGGTCACGGGCGGCTCCGGCGGCGGACCGCACGCCCTCGCGGTCGCGCACCGGCTGCCCGGCCGGGTCAGCGCGGTCGAGTGCCGGGTCGGGATCGCCCCGATCGACGCGGAGGGCCTCGACTGGTTCGCCGACATGGACCCGATGAACGTGACCGAGTTCCGGTGGGCTCTCGAGGGACTCGAACGGACCGAGGTCGAGCTGGCGCGAGAGGCCGCGGCCGACCTGGTCCGGCTGGACGGCGATCGCCCGGCTCTGCTGCCGGACGGGTGGGAGCTCAGCGACGCCGACCGCGACCGATTCGCTGATCCTGCGATCTTCCGGGTGTTCGCCGACGAACAGCGCGAAGCCCACCGGCAGGGCGCCGGCGGGTGGGTCGACGACGACCTCGCCTTCGTGTCGCCGTGGGGATTCGACCCGGCGGACATCGCGGTGCCGGTGACCATCCGCTACGGGGTGCACGACGTCATCGTGCCGGCCGCGCACGGTGAGTGGCTGGCGGCCCGCATTCCGGCTGCGACGGGGTATCCCGAGGGCGGCGAGGGCCACGTGCCCGACCCCGCGCACCGCATCACGCAGTTCGCCGCCCTCGCCGCGACCGTCTGA
- a CDS encoding carbohydrate ABC transporter permease, with translation MTTRRGGAWARFGLLAIVTALVLVPIAATFRSLVGAGAGVRAFLPFVQGAGLTWFGNSLAVSLSTVAVAVLVGAPAGYVLTRGRSRAVSGYALVVFVLQAFPLILTIVPLFVLFAGVGLVDSLPGVAVVYVGMSISAAVWMMASAIASVPVALEEAAWLDGCSIAGGFWRIVMRNSLPGVLSAAVFTFLLSWNDYLVALVFLRSQQNYTLAIGLEAAGHSPALALLMSLPPVVLFLVFQRHLRFGGVAGSFGGI, from the coding sequence GTGACGACGCGGCGAGGTGGGGCCTGGGCTCGCTTCGGCCTGCTGGCGATCGTCACGGCGCTGGTGCTCGTGCCGATCGCGGCGACGTTCCGGTCGCTGGTGGGCGCAGGAGCAGGCGTGCGCGCCTTCCTCCCGTTCGTCCAGGGCGCCGGCCTGACTTGGTTCGGCAACAGCCTCGCCGTCTCCCTGTCCACCGTCGCCGTCGCCGTCCTCGTGGGCGCGCCCGCCGGGTACGTGCTCACTCGCGGGCGCTCCCGAGCGGTGTCGGGGTATGCGCTGGTCGTGTTCGTGCTGCAGGCGTTCCCGCTGATCCTGACCATCGTGCCCCTGTTCGTGCTGTTCGCCGGTGTGGGGCTGGTCGACTCGCTGCCCGGCGTCGCCGTCGTCTACGTCGGCATGTCGATCTCCGCCGCGGTGTGGATGATGGCCTCGGCGATCGCGTCCGTGCCGGTGGCGCTCGAGGAGGCCGCGTGGCTCGACGGCTGCTCGATCGCCGGCGGCTTCTGGCGGATCGTGATGCGCAACTCGCTGCCCGGGGTGCTGTCGGCGGCGGTGTTCACGTTCCTGCTCTCGTGGAACGACTACCTGGTCGCGCTGGTCTTCCTGCGGTCGCAGCAGAACTACACGCTGGCGATCGGCCTGGAGGCAGCCGGTCACTCCCCCGCGCTCGCGCTGCTCATGTCGCTGCCGCCGGTCGTGCTGTTCCTCGTCTTCCAGCGGCACCTGCGGTTCGGCGGCGTCGCAGGGTCGTTCGGCGGAATCTGA
- the lepB gene encoding signal peptidase I, with protein sequence MTESAEGYADGLRRRTGRRREGGRKPAKKGGPLVFVRDLLIILLAAILISFLIKTFLFRSFYIPSGSMENTLQINDRIVVNELVPKVSSLKRGDVIVFTDPGGWLSGEGAPTVSTTSSNPVIAGIQWGLTQIGLGTQDSDNHLVKRVIGLPGDKVSCCNASGQLEVNGVPISEPYINVPASKPADAFQYSVTVPKGDVWVLGDNRYNSADSAYHYTKKDATAFVPISDIVGKAEIITWPSAHWTSLSDYPQVFARVPAASAAN encoded by the coding sequence GTGACGGAATCTGCTGAGGGGTACGCCGACGGCCTGCGCCGCCGCACGGGGCGACGACGCGAGGGTGGCCGCAAGCCGGCCAAGAAGGGCGGGCCGCTCGTCTTCGTGCGCGACCTGCTGATCATCCTGCTCGCCGCGATCCTCATCTCGTTCCTCATCAAGACCTTCCTGTTCCGGTCGTTCTACATCCCCTCCGGGTCGATGGAGAACACGCTGCAGATCAACGACCGCATCGTCGTGAACGAGCTCGTGCCCAAGGTCTCGTCGCTCAAGCGCGGCGACGTGATCGTCTTCACCGACCCCGGCGGCTGGCTCTCCGGCGAGGGCGCGCCGACGGTGTCGACGACGTCCAGCAACCCCGTGATCGCGGGCATCCAGTGGGGCCTCACTCAGATAGGCCTCGGCACGCAGGACAGCGACAACCACCTCGTGAAGCGGGTCATCGGCCTGCCGGGCGACAAGGTGTCGTGCTGCAACGCCTCCGGCCAGCTCGAGGTCAACGGCGTGCCGATCAGCGAGCCCTACATCAACGTGCCCGCGTCGAAGCCCGCCGACGCCTTCCAGTACTCCGTGACCGTGCCGAAGGGCGACGTCTGGGTGCTCGGCGACAACCGGTACAACTCCGCCGACTCGGCGTACCACTACACGAAGAAAGACGCGACGGCGTTCGTGCCGATCAGCGACATCGTGGGCAAGGCCGAGATCATCACCTGGCCGTCGGCGCACTGGACCTCGCTGAGCGACTACCCACAGGTCTTCGCGCGCGTGCCCGCCGCCTCCGCGGCGAACTGA